The nucleotide sequence atgCTATATAAAGTTATCTGATTCTAATCTTTTATATAATATTCTGGTTTTATATAGAATTTTCACATTTCCTAACCCTCACGTTGTCAACCCCCTCCCCCCACAGGTGACACCATGTTTATTGTCCTGCGCAAGCAGCGTCTGATCTTCCTGCACTGGTATCATCACATCACTGTGCTGGTGTACTCTTGGTATTCCTACAAAGACCAGGTCGCCGGTGGAGGCTGGTTCATGACCATGAATTACACCGTCCACGCACTCATGTACAGCTACTACGCAGCCCGTGCTGCAGGACTCCGTGTGCCAAAACCCTGTGCCATCCTCATCACATCCTCTCAGATTGCCCAGATGGCCATGGGCCTGGCAGTAAGTGCACTAGTGTACCAGTGGATGCAAGATGGGGACTGTCCATCTTACCTAGATAACATAGTGTGGGCTTCGCTCATGTACCTCAGCTATTTGCTCCTCTTCAGTTCTTTCTTTTATCAGTCCTACATGAAGAGTTCCAAACCCAAAATCATCAAAAGAGAGTAATTTGCAGGCCTTGTTTTTGGTGGTTATTCTaagatacatttattattattatttataacggACTACAGTCCTGTCTCGTTTTAGAAATTGGCTATGTCTGTAAGGCTGTTCATCTACAAGCTTTCATTTTCTGGTGTTAGTTAAGCATCAAATACAGCTCTTTATTTTATagttcagaacttttttttttaaaggttttgaaCAAAATCCAAACTGTTTTGGTTGGAGTTTATTCCCTCAAGAGTGTTTGTTCCTGCAGAGAAAGCCAACATTTTTTGCAGGCTTGACGACATGCCATGAACCAATCTGTAACATATGGTTTATACCGTAGCATGTGCCAAAATCCTTGTAATCTATGTTTGTGGCCTGAAAACAAGCGAGTGATTCGCTGATACACGTTTTATTGCGCCACACCTTTTAAATTTCATCTATTTAGTACATGCTCTCCTGGAGTGTAGGTGTTAATGCATACTAGTCTTTAACCTCATGATGTCACAGAAACTTGAATTATCTGTGCTGACTGGTTGAACGAGTTAACATTCGTTTAAATTGACAAATATTTTGACTGGAATTCTCTTCAAGGACGACACCCGACGTTCTCGTGTTCATTCTGTGCATGTTTCTGTCATGACTTCACCGCAGCTCTGTTTTAATGAAGTAACAGCATGTTAAACCAGTTGAAGGAATGATTGATTTGAGCTCTTGTCCACATATTGGGTAGAGTCAGCATGAAATATTTTCTCTCTGGCTGTGTTGAATTGCTGCTTTACAGATGAGTTAAACCATAGCCGTCCATGTAATGGTGTTTGTTACTTGaatctctattattattattattaagcacagttttatttatgtatttaacttGTATATCACACACAGTCACTTTTGGGATATCGTTTGTTTTATGGTTGTGCGTTTAGCTTTCTACTGAAATTATAATAATGAGGTTGAGCAAAATGATCATTCTGAAAGATTGCATTATGTATTTCTAGAGCACAAACTTTTGAGAGGATATTCAGTGAAATTTAACATGGATTCTAACACCGTTTGAAATGCTGCTATTGCCTGAGAtcttgtttcttttgtttgtatcaaaactgtgaaaatgtattatgtatttgCATTTAAGGGACATTAGGATtgttttaaagaatttttatgGCTTTGTCTTTAGTATGTTAAGAATGGCAGCATATTACTTaacttgtttacattttaggaATAGCAAAGTTGAATGTCATGGCATTAAGTTGCAAAACATTTACTCCTGTATTTTAATGAACAAGAACGTACATgtaaaaagacaa is from Danio aesculapii chromosome 13, fDanAes4.1, whole genome shotgun sequence and encodes:
- the elovl6l gene encoding elongation of very long chain fatty acids protein 6-like, with product MNVTDFQLPLTEYDFERHFDERLAIEWMQDNWTKSFLFGAVYVVLVFGGQHFMKDRQRLDLRKVLVLWSLSLAIFSIIGAVRTGCFMLYILSTSGFKQSVCDQSFYYGPISKFWACAFVLSKAPELGDTMFIVLRKQRLIFLHWYHHITVLVYSWYSYKDQVAGGGWFMTMNYTVHALMYSYYAARAAGLRVPKPCAILITSSQIAQMAMGLAVSALVYQWMQDGDCPSYLDNIVWASLMYLSYLLLFSSFFYQSYMKSSKPKIIKRE